From a single Alkalihalophilus pseudofirmus genomic region:
- a CDS encoding VOC family protein, whose amino-acid sequence MNRVNLITLGTKDISKAHDFYKEIGFETTVVGDPDSPDIVFFRNEGSKISLYPIEHLAQDINKEQPPAINQGGFRGITFAYNTKSKDEVDKVLTQVRQAGASVIKEAAPTDWGGYGGYFQDLDGYYWEVAYGEMWEFDEQNMLKV is encoded by the coding sequence ATGAACCGAGTTAACCTGATTACTTTAGGGACAAAAGATATTTCCAAAGCGCATGACTTCTATAAAGAAATTGGTTTCGAGACCACAGTAGTAGGCGATCCTGACAGCCCTGATATTGTATTTTTCAGAAATGAAGGCTCAAAAATATCACTTTATCCAATTGAACATCTTGCACAAGATATTAATAAAGAACAACCTCCTGCCATCAATCAAGGTGGATTTCGGGGGATTACTTTTGCGTACAATACCAAATCAAAAGATGAAGTAGACAAGGTACTAACCCAAGTTAGACAAGCTGGTGCAAGTGTAATAAAAGAAGCAGCACCAACGGATTGGGGAGGATACGGTGGTTATTTTCAAGACCTAGACGGCTACTATTGGGAAGTCGCTTACGGTGAAATGTGGGAATTCGATGAACAGAATATGTTGAAAGTTTGA
- a CDS encoding DnaJ family domain-containing protein, whose amino-acid sequence MDRPYNDLIGDILEEKGEKDTLKGKGQPLSSDYMKRDTFQQFQEIAKDAGYVPHWLKLQKEISALIHTCRSASDLELINVKIKEHNIKCPPQMQRHLITVNNLDRAKEVW is encoded by the coding sequence ATGGATCGACCATATAACGACCTTATTGGTGACATATTAGAAGAGAAAGGCGAGAAGGATACTTTAAAGGGTAAGGGGCAGCCTTTATCCTCAGACTATATGAAACGTGATACCTTTCAGCAGTTTCAGGAGATCGCAAAAGATGCAGGGTATGTGCCTCATTGGTTAAAGCTTCAAAAGGAGATATCAGCTTTAATTCATACATGCAGGAGTGCAAGTGACCTTGAGCTGATTAATGTAAAAATTAAGGAACATAATATAAAATGTCCACCGCAGATGCAGCGTCATCTGATCACAGTGAACAACCTAGACAGGGCGAAAGAAGTTTGGTAA